The genomic segment AACTGGATTTGGCGACGGCTCAAACTATGACGAACCGCTGCTAAAAAACACGTTAACATCCAATAACTATTTTAACTTAAAAAACGAACGCTTTAAGGCAGAATGTTTTACAAACAGAGAGTCGATTCTGAGGAATTTGCGGGCGAAAGTTTTGCATAAACAAACGGGGAATATGTGATTTATGGGTCAAACCTGCATATTTCCGCGATGAGTATGCGTTTTCTCGTTCTAAAACTTCAACTTTTGTCGTCAAAAAGTGCCACTTTTAGCTTGCAAAAGTTCCCCTTTTAGGATGCGAAAGTTGAACTTTGGGAAAACGAAAAAATAGCACAAAATCGTAAGAAGTTGATAGTCAGCGCCTTAAAAAATCGTCAAAAATCGCCATTTTTCCCCACCGAACAGCATCTTTTCCCAAAAAACGGGCAAAATAACGCAAAAAACCGAAAAACGGGAATGCCGAGTTAGTTGCATATAGAACACATCTCGGGATACAAGTCAAGCATTTTTTAGGATTTTTACTCAAATTTCTGTAGTTAAGTAGTAGAGAATTTGTCACGGCTTTAGGTCGTTTTGAAGTTAAGTCAATAGTTCTATCGGGCAGGTTATAACTGAAAAAAAGGACCACTTTTCTTGCTCTTCGCTTGAAAAAATCAGTTGAAACTTTGTTCACAAAGAAATTTTCTTTATATTTGCAGGGTAGTAACCTGAAGTAAGACGATATGAGTACTCAAGCAATGACCCAACTTATAGCCGAATATTTCAAGACGCAGCCCGTCTTGAAGGCATGGCTCTTCGGTTCGTATGCCCGTGGAGAAGAGCATGAGGACTCTGATGTTGACATACTTTTCGAGCCCGATATGTCCCAGCGTTTCAGTCTTTTGACCCTTGGGGGTATGTATATGGACTTAAAAGAGATTCTGGGCAGGGAGGTTGACCTCGTTCCTGAAGGTTCTTTACTCCCTTTTGCTTCAGGGGATGCGGAAAAAGATAAAATTCTGATATATGAGAGAGCCAGTTAAAGATAAAGGTAGTCTGGCGCATATGTTAGATGCTATAGACACCATCTTGAAGAGGTGCGCAGGCATGACGCTTGAAAACATTGATGCCGACAAAGTTGTTTATGGCGGGCTTGCCTATTACACAATGATTATAGGCGAAGCCGCATATATGTTGAGCAAAGAATTTAAGGATGCTCATCCGGCTACATCTTGGCGGCAGATAGAGGGCATGCGTCATCATATTGTGCATGGATACTTTCAAGTTCGTAAGGATTTGTTGTGGAATGTCATAGATAATGACCTTCAACCTTTGAAAGAGCAGGTAGAATCATATCTGGCTGAAATGTAGAATTATAAAAATGTTGAACTAACAAACAATGATTGCCTATGGGTTGAAAATAGTAGATAAGAAAATATAGGATGAACATCCACTTTTGATTCTTGTCATCTGAAATCGGCAAATTTTCAAAATGTAATCAAGAACTGAAGTTGGAAGTTCACGCCACATGGCGTGGGCTTTTACTCGTTTGGATTACATGGTGTTTGCCGATACCAAGATGACGTAGACGAAGTAATTTGTCCACGTTTTTTTGTGCGTGTTTCAAACAATATAGTTAATAACAATTTAAAACAAAACAATTATGAGAAAAATAAAAAAATGGAGCATGATAATGCTCATGTTTGTCGCTCTTCCTTTGATAGTATCTTGTGGCGATGATGATAATGCCACCGATTTGACTACGGAGGAAATTGTGAATATGCTGACCGGTAAATAGGATATAAAAGGCACAGTGAGGGTAGACTATGTATATTCAGATATAGTATTGGAAGGAGACTATACTGGGACTAAAGATTATGATTTGAAATGGGAAGGAGACTATACAGGAACGATAGAATTTACGGAAAATAAGGACTGTTATATCCATAATTCTTCTAAAATTTATCTAAGAGATAAACAGGGGAATATATATAGAGAGAATGGAATTTCGTTAACTTCTGAGCTTTCATATTTCTTGGAAGAAAAGTATTCTATCCTTCGCAAAAACGGTAAAACCTATATTGCTTTTGGCAAGCAGAGTTTTCAAATTGTGTCGCTCAATAAAAATTCATTTAAATTATTAGAAGATGAAGATATTGATTATGGGTATGGAGAGACAGTTCATTATTATATAACAATTATTTCAAAATGATGTAAAAACTGATTGAGGGTGTGTCAAAATAGGAATTCAGTC from the Prevotella sp. Rep29 genome contains:
- a CDS encoding nucleotidyltransferase family protein — encoded protein: MSTQAMTQLIAEYFKTQPVLKAWLFGSYARGEEHEDSDVDILFEPDMSQRFSLLTLGGMYMDLKEILGREVDLVPEGSLLPFASGDAEKDKILIYERAS
- a CDS encoding DUF86 domain-containing protein produces the protein MREPVKDKGSLAHMLDAIDTILKRCAGMTLENIDADKVVYGGLAYYTMIIGEAAYMLSKEFKDAHPATSWRQIEGMRHHIVHGYFQVRKDLLWNVIDNDLQPLKEQVESYLAEM